The Acidimicrobiales bacterium genome segment CGTACGTATTCACGATCATCGACACGCTCAAGGTGGAGGCACGCAGGGCCGGCGAGGACGTGATCGACCTAGGCTTCGGCAACCCCGACCTGCCTTCGCCCGACGTGGCCGTGGAAAAGCTCTGCGAGGCGGTGCACAACCCCCGGAACCACCGCTACTCGTCAAGTCGCGGGATTCCGAAGCTGCGAGAGGCTGTCGCCGACCTCTACAAGCGCCGCTTCGACGTCGACCTGGATCCGGAGACCCAGGTACTCAACACGATCGGCGCCAAGGAGGGGTTCTCCCACCTCATGTGGGTGCTCCTGCAACCTGGCGACGCCGCCCTCGTCCCGTCCCCGTCGTATCCGATCCACCGTTATTCGCCGCTGTTCGCCGGTGCCGAGGTGCGGGAGATGCCGTTCACCACCGACGGCGACTTCATAGCCATGCTGAAGGATGGCTGGGACTACTCGTGGCCCAGACCGCGGGTGATCGTCCTCTCCTTTCCCCACAATCCCACGACGGCCTGTGTGGACCTTGCGTTCATGGAGGAGGTCGTGGGCTTCGCCCGTGAGCGTGACGTGGTGCTGGTCCACGACTTCGCCTATGCGGACCTCGGGTTCGACGGCTACCGACCGCCCTCGATCCTCCAGGTGCCCGGCGCCGACGAAGTGGCTGTCGAGCTCTATTCGATGACTAAGAGTTATTCGATGGCGGGGTGGCGGGTGGCCTTCATGGTCGGCAACGCCGGGGTGGTGGCAGCCCTCACCAAGCTGAAGTCCTACCTCGACTACGGCACGTTCCAACCGATCCAGATAGCGGCCACCGTGACCCTGAACGAGGCCTCGGAGCATCCCTCCGAGGTGTGCGGCATCTACCAGTCCCGTCGGGATGCCCTCTGTGACGGTCTGAACCGGATCGGATGGGCCATCCAGCCACCGAAGGGAACGATGTTCGCCTGGGCCCCCATTCCGGAGCCCTACCGCTCCATGGGATCGGTGGAGTTCGCCTCCCTCCTGGTCCGGGAGGCCAACGTCGCCGTCTCACCCGGCTTGGGCTTCGGCCCGGGCGGCGAGGGCCATGTGCGCTTCGCCCTGATCGAGAACGAACAGCGGATCGGCCAGGCGGTCAGGAACCTGAGGGGAGCGTTGGATCGCCTGGATCCGTGACCTGGTTGGCCAGGAAGCCGACGTAGTTCCCGCAGGTCACCGGAGCCCCCTCCTCGGGGGGATCGCCGTCGCTGACCGGCACGTTGATGGCCTCGAGGCCCTCATCGCCGGCGAGCAGGATGGCCACCCGGTCGATCTCGGCACCGGCAACCAGGTTCACCGCCGTGCAGACCAGCATGGCGAAGGCCAGCCGGTTGCCGGCGCTGTCATCCTGGGGGAAGCCGTCCAGGCTGTCGAGGTGGATCTCCAGCAGGCCATTGACGAGGACCGTGCCGATCACCGTGGAGCCCTCGGCGAACGGGGAGATGAGCTCGGACTCCTGTTCGGCGGCGGTGGGCCCTGCGAGGACCTTGTCGAGGATGACGTTGATGGATCCGTCTCCTGCGATCTCCCGGTCGACGACCTCCAGGATCATCCGGTCGTCCTCAGTCAGCCGGGCCATGTAGATCTGCACCGACTCCGTGGGGGCCGGGGCCTCGGTGGTGGTCGACGCAGCGGGCAGGAGGGCGTCGGGAAGCTCGGCCACGAGGTTTCGGGCCTGATCGTCGATGGGGATCGCGCAGCCGGCGAGGACGGCAACGACAAACAGGGCGGTGATCGGGCTACGAACGCCCATCAGGCACCCTCCCCGGGGAGGGGCAGCTCGAGCACGAAGCGGGCGCCCGGTCGGCCGTCGGGGCGGTCTTCCACCCACACCCGGCCACCATGGAGGCGGAGGTCCTCGACCACGAGGCTGAGGCCGAGTCCCGTTCCGCCGTCGTCGGTCCGACGTCCTCCGGCCGAGCCGCGGGAGAAGCGCTCGAATATCGCCTCGCGTTCCCGTACCGGGACGCCGGCACCCTCGTCCTCAACGATGATCCGGAGCGACTCGTCGTGCTCGAGGGCCATGGCCGTGGCTCCGCCGCCGTAGCGCTCGGCGTTGTCAAGGAGGTTGGACATGACGCGGGCGAGGCGGCGCTTGTCGGCGACGATGACGATGGAACTGGAATCGTCGGGCAGCCGGAGCGGAACCCGCCCGGTACCCCGGGCAGTCGCCTCGAGGAACCTTGCGATGTCGACATCGGCCAGGTCCAGGGCCGCCATCCCTGCGTCGAATCCGGAGATCTCCAGTAGGTCGTTGACCAGCCTGTTGAAGCGCTCCAGGTCGGCGACCAGCAGGTCGAGGGCGGTCTGGGACCGCTCCGAGAGTTCCCCCCGGCGTGACTCCAGCACCCCGACCCCGGCCATGAGGGTCGTTAGCGGGCTGCGGAGCTCGTGGCTGACGTCCGAGGCGAACCTGGCGTCCCGTTGGATCCTCCCCTCGAGCGCCCGAGCCATCTCGTTGAAGGAGTCCGAGAGTCGGTCCAGGTCGGGATCGGCCTGGGCTCCGAGACGGGTGTCCAGTCGCCCACCGGCGATTGCTTCGGCGGCTTCCCGGACCCGACGTAGTGGGCGGAGCG includes the following:
- a CDS encoding aminotransferase class I/II-fold pyridoxal phosphate-dependent enzyme, translating into MEFRRITSLPPYVFTIIDTLKVEARRAGEDVIDLGFGNPDLPSPDVAVEKLCEAVHNPRNHRYSSSRGIPKLREAVADLYKRRFDVDLDPETQVLNTIGAKEGFSHLMWVLLQPGDAALVPSPSYPIHRYSPLFAGAEVREMPFTTDGDFIAMLKDGWDYSWPRPRVIVLSFPHNPTTACVDLAFMEEVVGFARERDVVLVHDFAYADLGFDGYRPPSILQVPGADEVAVELYSMTKSYSMAGWRVAFMVGNAGVVAALTKLKSYLDYGTFQPIQIAATVTLNEASEHPSEVCGIYQSRRDALCDGLNRIGWAIQPPKGTMFAWAPIPEPYRSMGSVEFASLLVREANVAVSPGLGFGPGGEGHVRFALIENEQRIGQAVRNLRGALDRLDP
- a CDS encoding GerMN domain-containing protein; the encoded protein is MGVRSPITALFVVAVLAGCAIPIDDQARNLVAELPDALLPAASTTTEAPAPTESVQIYMARLTEDDRMILEVVDREIAGDGSINVILDKVLAGPTAAEQESELISPFAEGSTVIGTVLVNGLLEIHLDSLDGFPQDDSAGNRLAFAMLVCTAVNLVAGAEIDRVAILLAGDEGLEAINVPVSDGDPPEEGAPVTCGNYVGFLANQVTDPGDPTLPSGS
- a CDS encoding HAMP domain-containing histidine kinase, with amino-acid sequence MTDDTTRLGLGAQISVMFAIGGLFISVLLGGMTLLLTRQQLLDTREDAAAAMAVSNATRLSNQLTPDSSIEDLPTIVDSLTRIEGGQRIIRLADDWLLAPELDRADLPELLVARLADRRSGQMLARVRGEPRFVVGIPLVAFDADYYTISDLSEVERTLDDLRFVLLGTGAVTTILAALLGSWASRRTLRPLRRVREAAEAIAGGRLDTRLGAQADPDLDRLSDSFNEMARALEGRIQRDARFASDVSHELRSPLTTLMAGVGVLESRRGELSERSQTALDLLVADLERFNRLVNDLLEISGFDAGMAALDLADVDIARFLEATARGTGRVPLRLPDDSSSIVIVADKRRLARVMSNLLDNAERYGGGATAMALEHDESLRIIVEDEGAGVPVREREAIFERFSRGSAGGRRTDDGGTGLGLSLVVEDLRLHGGRVWVEDRPDGRPGARFVLELPLPGEGA